Proteins encoded in a region of the Saccharothrix ecbatanensis genome:
- a CDS encoding proprotein convertase P-domain-containing protein → MTVSGVAGNAPSTLKVGVDIKHSWSGDVVIDLVAPDGSTYRMKSASSSSTPNVITTYTVNASSEVANGTWRLKVQDVYSQDTGYVDAWRLTF, encoded by the coding sequence GTGACCGTCAGCGGCGTCGCGGGCAACGCGCCGTCCACCCTGAAGGTCGGCGTGGACATCAAGCACTCGTGGAGCGGTGACGTGGTGATCGACCTGGTCGCGCCGGACGGCTCCACCTACCGGATGAAGAGCGCGAGCAGTTCCAGCACTCCCAACGTGATCACCACGTACACGGTGAACGCGTCGTCGGAGGTCGCCAACGGCACGTGGCGGCTGAAGGTGCAGGACGTCTACAGCCAGGACACCGGCTACGTGGACGCGTGGCGCCTGACGTTCTAG
- a CDS encoding TetR/AcrR family transcriptional regulator, translated as MTGTPRQRARAQAIEDIKRIAKEQLAREGSAALSLRAIARELGIVSSAVYRYVPSRDDLLTMLIVDAYDSLGDAVEAAEGACARDDLRGRWTALGSAARTWAVERPSEYALIYGSPVPGYQAPVDQTGDPGTRVSFLLLALLAEVERERPPARPLPGPLGQDFAALRDGLGLKIGDDLLARGFLAFSALFGLISFELFGQYRGSLTDCAAHFDHQLGRLADVLGI; from the coding sequence ATGACCGGCACACCGAGGCAGCGGGCGCGGGCCCAGGCGATCGAGGACATCAAGCGCATCGCCAAGGAGCAGTTGGCGCGGGAGGGCAGCGCGGCCTTGTCGCTGCGGGCCATCGCACGGGAGTTGGGCATCGTGTCGTCCGCCGTCTACCGGTACGTGCCCAGCCGCGACGACCTGCTGACCATGCTCATCGTGGACGCGTACGACTCGCTCGGTGACGCGGTCGAGGCCGCCGAGGGCGCGTGCGCGCGGGACGACCTGCGCGGCCGGTGGACGGCACTCGGGTCGGCGGCGCGGACGTGGGCGGTGGAGCGGCCTTCGGAGTACGCGTTGATCTACGGCAGCCCGGTGCCCGGCTACCAGGCGCCCGTGGACCAGACCGGTGATCCGGGCACCAGGGTGTCGTTCCTGTTGCTGGCGCTGCTCGCGGAGGTCGAGCGCGAACGGCCGCCGGCGCGACCGCTGCCCGGACCGCTGGGCCAGGACTTCGCCGCGCTGCGGGACGGCCTCGGGCTGAAGATCGGCGACGACCTGCTGGCCCGCGGGTTCCTGGCGTTCTCGGCGCTGTTCGGGCTGATCAGCTTCGAGTTGTTCGGCCAGTACCGGGGCAGCCTGACCGACTGCGCGGCCCACTTCGACCACCAACTCGGCCGGTTGGCTGACGTCCTCGGCATCTGA
- a CDS encoding FAD-dependent oxidoreductase, with protein sequence MTHAVVLGASMGGLLAARALAGVYDRVTVVERDALPADVGNRRGVPQDKHFHTILLRGAQVLEEMFPGLTSDLVAAGARRVSFNDEARFVLSGHELARTVTGASDIQATRPMLERAVRARVGDHAGVRIVPGCDVAGPMVDRGRVTGVRVVVDGADGVLEADLVVDAMGRYGRSRAWLTAMGFPTPEEDRIDVDMMYVSRLVRPVEPFRDKLVLIGPVPGRTTGLVFAAQEDGRWMVTVAGMAGDHPPTDEAAYAAFVERAAPPDVHQAIVTAEPLGPFRSHRFPASLRRRYERLRRFPPGLLVFGDALCGFNPIYGQGMTVAALEAVALRRCLRDGENGLALRFFRAAAGIIDPVWQLNAVADLALPEIDGRRTPATRLLNRYIARLHRVGAHDPVVAGAFMRTIGLLEPQSSITRPGVLARVVIGGMRRR encoded by the coding sequence ATGACGCATGCGGTGGTGCTGGGCGCGAGCATGGGCGGGTTGCTGGCGGCACGGGCGTTGGCGGGGGTTTACGACCGGGTCACCGTGGTCGAAAGAGACGCGTTGCCGGCGGACGTGGGCAACCGCCGCGGTGTGCCGCAGGACAAGCACTTCCACACCATCCTGCTGCGCGGCGCGCAGGTGCTCGAGGAGATGTTCCCCGGCCTGACGAGCGATCTGGTGGCGGCGGGCGCGCGGCGGGTGAGCTTCAACGACGAGGCCCGGTTCGTGTTGTCCGGGCACGAGTTGGCGCGAACGGTGACCGGCGCGTCGGACATCCAGGCGACCCGGCCGATGCTGGAGCGGGCGGTCCGGGCGCGGGTCGGGGACCACGCCGGTGTGCGGATCGTGCCGGGGTGCGACGTGGCCGGGCCGATGGTCGACCGCGGCCGGGTGACCGGCGTGCGGGTCGTCGTGGACGGCGCGGACGGCGTGCTGGAGGCCGACCTCGTGGTGGACGCGATGGGGCGGTACGGGCGGTCACGGGCGTGGTTGACGGCCATGGGCTTCCCGACGCCCGAAGAGGACCGGATCGACGTGGACATGATGTACGTGAGCCGGTTGGTGCGGCCGGTGGAACCGTTCCGGGACAAGCTGGTGCTGATCGGACCGGTGCCCGGCCGGACGACCGGGTTGGTGTTCGCCGCGCAGGAGGACGGCCGGTGGATGGTTACCGTGGCCGGCATGGCGGGCGACCACCCGCCGACCGACGAGGCCGCCTACGCCGCCTTCGTCGAACGGGCCGCGCCGCCGGACGTGCACCAGGCCATCGTCACCGCGGAACCGCTCGGCCCGTTCCGCTCGCACCGGTTCCCGGCCAGCCTGCGCCGTCGTTACGAGCGTTTGCGGCGGTTCCCTCCCGGCCTCCTCGTCTTCGGTGACGCGCTGTGCGGCTTCAACCCGATCTACGGCCAGGGCATGACCGTCGCGGCGCTGGAGGCGGTCGCGCTGCGGCGGTGCCTGCGGGACGGCGAGAACGGCCTGGCCCTGCGGTTCTTCCGCGCCGCGGCCGGGATCATCGACCCGGTGTGGCAGCTGAACGCGGTCGCCGACCTGGCGTTGCCGGAGATCGACGGACGCCGCACCCCGGCCACCAGGCTCCTCAACCGGTACATCGCCCGGCTGCACCGCGTCGGCGCGCACGACCCCGTGGTCGCCGGCGCGTTCATGCGCACCATCGGACTCCTCGAACCGCAGTCCTCGATCACGCGCCCAGGGGTGCTGGCCCGCGTGGTCATCGGGGGCATGCGCCGGCGCTGA
- a CDS encoding sensor histidine kinase, which produces MLLTAVSVVYVITGVISRRAQPRNRTGLLFVLVGIGWEVDYLFDDDSAFLLVLAAHLWPAALGHALVAYPTGRLRTLPRRLVVAAGYAESVLLNVAFEYEHEPWGTAVIAAETPMTAVIGGLMLALQSYSWRCSSMAQRRTLTSMLGAAAVAIIVFVVWEPVERAGLNPPAVVLILALSGIPFAYLGGLMRRRMDRGALAELVVRLSGDSRPAGVREALAATLHDPSLRVAYWVAEQEKYVDADGAPVTLDSAHTRVDRGGVPVAVLLHDPVLDLELVDAACAAVGLALENERLTAELRAKVRQLGESRAKVLRAAEDERRRLERNLHDGVQQRLLSVVMTLGLAETVPPERGRALAAEAKQAVLATIDDVRAVCHGIHPPVLTERGLHGAVRELTALAEPRVDLTLDLPHPVPPLVETTAYYVVAEALANVTKHADASRTKVVITGGDGRLVVRVDDDGRGGADPEQGSGLRGLSERVEANGGTMRVVSAESEGTSVRVVLPCG; this is translated from the coding sequence ATGCTGCTGACGGCGGTGAGCGTGGTCTACGTGATCACGGGAGTGATCAGCCGCCGGGCGCAGCCGCGCAACCGGACCGGGCTGCTGTTCGTGCTCGTCGGGATCGGCTGGGAGGTCGACTACCTGTTCGACGACGACTCGGCGTTCCTGCTGGTGCTGGCGGCGCACCTCTGGCCCGCGGCGCTCGGCCACGCGCTGGTGGCGTACCCGACGGGCAGGCTGCGCACCCTGCCGCGGCGGCTGGTCGTGGCCGCCGGGTACGCCGAGAGCGTCCTGCTGAACGTGGCGTTCGAGTACGAGCATGAGCCTTGGGGCACTGCGGTCATCGCCGCCGAGACGCCCATGACGGCCGTGATCGGCGGCCTGATGCTGGCGCTCCAGTCGTATAGCTGGCGGTGCAGCAGCATGGCGCAACGCCGGACCCTCACCTCGATGCTGGGCGCGGCGGCGGTGGCCATCATCGTGTTCGTCGTGTGGGAACCGGTCGAGCGCGCGGGCCTCAACCCGCCCGCCGTGGTGCTGATCCTGGCGTTGAGCGGCATCCCGTTCGCCTATCTCGGTGGGCTGATGCGTCGCCGGATGGACCGCGGCGCGTTGGCCGAACTGGTGGTGCGGCTCAGCGGTGACAGCCGGCCGGCGGGGGTGCGGGAGGCGTTGGCCGCGACGCTGCACGACCCGAGCCTGCGCGTCGCGTACTGGGTGGCCGAGCAGGAGAAGTACGTGGACGCGGACGGCGCGCCGGTGACGCTGGACTCCGCGCACACCAGGGTGGACCGGGGCGGTGTGCCGGTCGCGGTGCTGCTGCACGACCCGGTGCTGGACCTGGAACTCGTGGACGCCGCTTGCGCCGCTGTGGGTTTGGCGTTGGAGAACGAACGGCTCACCGCCGAGCTGCGCGCGAAGGTCCGGCAACTGGGCGAGTCGCGGGCGAAGGTGTTGCGCGCGGCCGAGGACGAGCGTCGTCGGCTGGAGCGGAACCTGCACGACGGCGTCCAGCAGCGGCTGCTGTCGGTGGTGATGACGTTGGGGCTGGCGGAGACCGTGCCGCCGGAACGCGGGCGGGCGCTCGCGGCGGAGGCGAAGCAGGCGGTGCTGGCGACCATCGACGACGTGCGCGCGGTGTGCCACGGCATCCACCCGCCCGTGCTCACCGAACGGGGACTGCACGGCGCGGTGCGCGAGCTGACGGCGTTGGCCGAACCGCGGGTGGACCTGACCCTGGACCTGCCCCACCCCGTGCCGCCGTTGGTGGAGACGACGGCGTACTACGTGGTGGCCGAGGCTTTGGCGAACGTCACGAAGCACGCCGACGCGTCCCGCACGAAGGTCGTGATCACCGGTGGCGACGGCCGGTTGGTGGTGCGGGTGGACGACGACGGGCGCGGGGGAGCGGACCCGGAGCAGGGCTCGGGGCTGCGCGGCCTGAGTGAACGGGTGGAAGCGAACGGGGGAACGATGCGGGTGGTCAGTGCGGAGTCCGAGGGCACGAGCGTGCGGGTGGTGCTCCCGTGCGGGTAG
- a CDS encoding response regulator, translating into MRVVIAEDSTLLREGLTRLLAEAGFDVVAAVEDAPTLMAAVDEHRPDAAIVDIRMPPTHTDEGLRAAVSLRKLYPETGVLVLSQYVRVSYAAELLDAGADGVGYLLKDRVSDLVEFAAAIRRVGSGGSAFDPEVVSRLLVRRRDDSDGRLTERERAVLSLMAEGRTNQAIAQRLFIAERTVEKHCTSIFTKLNLSASPHDHRRVLAVLRYLNA; encoded by the coding sequence GTGCGGGTAGTGATCGCGGAGGACTCGACGTTGCTGCGCGAGGGGTTGACCAGGTTACTCGCCGAGGCCGGGTTCGACGTCGTGGCTGCCGTAGAGGACGCGCCGACGTTGATGGCGGCGGTCGACGAGCACCGGCCCGACGCGGCCATCGTGGACATCCGGATGCCGCCGACGCACACCGACGAAGGGCTGCGTGCGGCGGTGTCGTTGCGCAAGCTGTACCCGGAGACCGGGGTGTTGGTGCTGTCGCAGTACGTCCGGGTGAGCTACGCGGCAGAGTTGTTGGACGCGGGCGCGGACGGGGTCGGCTACCTCTTGAAGGACCGGGTGTCCGACCTGGTCGAGTTCGCCGCGGCGATCCGCCGGGTCGGTTCGGGCGGATCGGCGTTCGACCCGGAGGTGGTGAGCCGGTTGCTGGTGCGGCGGCGGGACGACAGCGACGGTCGGTTGACCGAGCGGGAACGCGCGGTGCTCTCGCTGATGGCCGAGGGGCGCACGAATCAGGCGATCGCGCAGCGGCTGTTCATCGCGGAGCGGACCGTGGAGAAGCACTGCACCAGCATCTTCACCAAGCTGAACCTGTCCGCCAGCCCGCACGACCACCGCCGTGTGCTGGCGGTGCTGCGGTACTTGAACGCCTGA
- a CDS encoding class I SAM-dependent methyltransferase, with product MEERERLEAIQRAVDGRTVEVVEGLSPRRSWDCLELGAGAGSIAYWLAGRCPDGRTVAVDLDTGFLDPGRAANLEVVRADVTAPDFTPGRFDLVHARFLLCHLSGRDDVLARAVDWLRPGGWLVVEDPYLLPAETSSFPVVRRIMHAYLEDCAARGSDMTWARGLPTSMLRAGLVDVDYSGLLGRMGGAEDRWAPLLRRAAPALLANGSVTEADLAGFDALLADPAFLDVPQFTMSAWGRRG from the coding sequence GAGCGGCTGGAGGCGATCCAACGCGCGGTCGACGGTCGCACGGTCGAAGTGGTCGAGGGACTGTCGCCGCGACGGTCGTGGGACTGCCTGGAACTGGGCGCGGGCGCCGGGTCGATCGCCTACTGGCTCGCCGGCCGCTGCCCGGACGGCCGCACGGTCGCGGTCGACCTGGACACCGGTTTCCTCGACCCGGGACGGGCCGCGAACCTGGAGGTGGTGCGGGCCGACGTCACCGCGCCCGACTTCACGCCCGGCCGGTTCGACCTGGTGCACGCGCGGTTCCTGCTCTGCCACCTGTCGGGCCGGGACGACGTCCTCGCGCGGGCGGTCGACTGGCTGCGCCCCGGTGGGTGGCTGGTGGTCGAGGACCCCTACCTGCTGCCCGCCGAGACGTCGTCGTTTCCGGTGGTCCGGCGGATCATGCACGCCTACCTGGAGGACTGCGCCGCGCGCGGCTCGGACATGACGTGGGCACGCGGCCTTCCCACGTCGATGCTGCGGGCGGGGCTGGTCGACGTCGACTACTCGGGCCTGCTCGGCCGGATGGGCGGGGCGGAGGACCGGTGGGCGCCGCTGCTCCGGCGGGCCGCGCCGGCGCTGCTCGCGAACGGCTCGGTCACCGAGGCCGACCTCGCCGGGTTCGACGCGCTCCTCGCGGACCCGGCGTTCCTCGACGTGCCGCAGTTCACGATGTCGGCGTGGGGCCGTCGGGGGTGA